In Salmo trutta chromosome 28, fSalTru1.1, whole genome shotgun sequence, one DNA window encodes the following:
- the LOC115165801 gene encoding uncharacterized protein LOC115165801 codes for MTAKHRGKKNKHNHEDFNHLNHESSEPEARGGNRNVLLLILFLMIVVGGATGAWFCFQQHQSITYLSDNFMGMQMKMVTLQSFQEEIRQTNEKQHSSSGFELRLNTLEESYTLAQKQVVMALAMAEQLKTLDLPAQVLSLHTEMKAQLAEIQQATVSTEQLTQLQAMLKGKSEEFEAVRLQVEGLAGLSTELAQSVEGLTGSLAERGGLLGTLSATVEGQASDLLGVKEQLSANQAQLEASTAEITSVRELIETVQSQSAQQAREGQLVTVQQSLQEQNSAAHSELHAQLEVVQKQVAQLEGGGQADEPSEEVEEEAASAEEEQAAPAEEVEEKETAHLDGKSVVQEDSAITEEQSAPAEEEGVEEEQEDLAEAAPEEVVEEVQAVENVEEHAEEEDSEAEEEQEEEQAVEEEEEQLEEDEASTEEEL; via the exons ATGACAGCAAAGCACCGAGGGAAGAAGAACAAACACAATCACGAAGACTTTAACCATTTGAATCATGAATCTTCAGAACCGGAGGCGCGAGGTGGAAACCGGAATGTGCTATTGTTAATTTTATTCCTTATGATTGTGGTCGGAGGTGCCACCGGGGCATGGTTCTGTTTCCAGCAGCACCAAAGTATAACCTACTTATCAGACAACTTCATGGGCATGCAGATGAAGATGGTGACGCTTCAGTCCTTCCAGGAAGAAATTCGACAGACAAATGAAAAG CAGCACAGTTCCAGTGGCTTCGAGCTTCGCCTCAACACCCTGGAAGAGTCTTACACGCTGGCCCAGAAGCAGGTAGTGATGGCCCTGGCCATGGCTGAGCAGCTAAAGACCTTAGACCTGCCCGCCCAGGTCCTCTCCCTCCACACAGAGATGAAGGCCCAGCTGGCTGAGATACAGCAGGCCACTGTGTCCACTGAGCAGCTGACTCAGCTGCAGGCCATGCTGAAGGGGAAGAGCGAGGAGTTTGAGGCTGTCCGGCTGCAGGTGGAGGGCCTGGCGGGGTTGAGCACAGAGCTGGCCCAGAGCGTGGAGGGCCTGACAGGGAGCCTGGCCGAGAGGGGAGGGCTGCTGGGCACCCTGAGCGCCACTGTGGAGGGCCAGGCATCAGACCTCCTGGGGGTGAAGGAACAGCTGTCTGCCAACCAGGCTCAACTGGAGGCCAGTACAGCGGAGATCACAAGTGTCAG AGAACTGATTGAGACAGTGCAGTCTCAGAGTGCCCAGCAGGCCAGAGAGGGGCAGCTGGTGACAGTACAACAAAGTCTGCAGGAACAGAACTCAGCGGCTCACTCTGAGCTCCACGCTCAGCTGGAGGTCGTGCAGAAACAGGTCGCCCAG CTGGAAGGAGGGGGTCAAGCAGATGAGCCctcagaggaggtggaggaagaggctGCTTCTGCGGAAGAGGAGCAGGCTGCTCCTGCTGAGGAGGTGGAAGAGAAGGAGACGGCTCACTTAGATGGGAAGTCTGTCGTACAGGAGGATTCGGCTATCACAGAGGAACAGTCTGCTCCtgcagaggaggagggggtggaggaggagcaggaggacttGGCAGAGGCAGCAccagaggaggtggtggaggaggtgcagGCAGTAGAGAATGTAGAAGAGCATGCGGAAGAAGAGGATTCTGAAGCAGAAGAGGAGCAAGAGGAGGAGCAGGccgtggaggaagaggaggaacaaCTGGAAGAAGATGAGGCCTCTACTGAGGAGGAAT TGTGA